Proteins encoded within one genomic window of Hevea brasiliensis isolate MT/VB/25A 57/8 chromosome 8, ASM3005281v1, whole genome shotgun sequence:
- the LOC110663978 gene encoding uncharacterized protein LOC110663978: MKMGPAPKQPSFCLKWPWDVEQHPKNPNVCTFEVPWLFKSFHTLGSIAFNSLNSIAKSSNSWLHTFNAVKLDAGTSQNNSLKLQRKHLTLEEQGEAEQRAFASALATGKEATVLEFYSPKCRLCNSLLNFVLEVESRNSSWLNVVMADAENEKWLPELLHYDIRYVPCFVLLDKNGRALAKTGVPSSRLHVIAGLSHLLKLKRPQSNNTITKS; encoded by the exons ATGAAGATGGGTCCTGCTCCTAAACAACCTTCATTTTGTCTGAAATGGCCATGGGATGTTGAACAACATCCTAAAAATCCTAATGTATGCACCTTTGAGGTTCCTTGGCTATTCAAATCTTTTCATACTCTTGGGTCCATTGCTTTcaattcactgaactcaattgCCAAATCTTCAAATTCTTGGTTACATACCTTTAATGCTGTCAAATTGGATGCTGGAACAAGCCAAAATAACAGTTTGAAGTTGCAAAGAAAGCACTTAACTCTTGAAGAGCAAGGAGAGGCAGAGCAAAGAGCATTTGCTTCCGCACTAGCAACTGGGAAAGAGGCTACTGTGCTGGAGTTCTACTCACCTAAATGTAGGTTGTGCAATTCTTTGCTTAATTTTGTCCTGGAGGTCGAGAGCAGGAATTCAAGTTGGCTTAATGTTGTAATGGCAGATGCAGAGAATGAGAAATGGCTGCCTGAG CTGCTCCATTATGACATAAGATATGTTCCTTGCTTTGTACTGTTGGACAAAAATGGGAGAGCATTGGCAAAGACGGGTGTTCCAAGTAGTCGACTACATGTCATTGCAGGTCTGTCGCATCTTCTGAAATTAAAGCGTCCTCAGAGTAATAATACAATAACTAAGTCTTAA